From a region of the Odontesthes bonariensis isolate fOdoBon6 chromosome 2, fOdoBon6.hap1, whole genome shotgun sequence genome:
- the bag2 gene encoding BAG family molecular chaperone regulator 2, with amino-acid sequence MAQAKIQAKMNEAVCSKFSRTLSMADRSGRLLESLDQLEIRVEALREAASAMEQERECIVEMIQSIQSSQEMRNICAGEKEELTLTAERLMGRALSVEISVGTIRNSQQEEALRKATAMIDEIVKKLLDDMEVGRLQLLALHAACVTEAPAVPIDQKFQAIVISCALEDQKKIKRRLETLLRNVENAEKNIKILDHQKADDKEANGSQ; translated from the exons ATGGCTCAAGCGAAAATACAAGCGAAGATGAACGAGGCTGTCTGTAGCAAGTTCAGCAGGACTCTGTCCATGGCAGATCGCTCGGGACGACTCTTGGAAAgtttggatcagctggaaaTAAG GGTGGAGGCTTTACGGGAAGCGGCATCTGCCATGGAGCAGGAAAGGGAGTGCATCGTGGAAATGATCCAGTCCATCCAGAGCAGTCAAGAAATGCGTAACATCTGTGCGG GGGAGAAAGAGGAGTTGACTTTAACTGCAGAGCGTCTGATGGGCCGGGCACTGTCTGTGGAGATCTCTGTTGGCACAATCAGAAACTCCCAGCAGGAGGAGGCGCTGCGCAAGGCCACCGCTATGATAGATGAAATAGTGAAGAAGTTGCTGGACGACATGGAAGTCGGTCGGCTGCAGCTGCTGGCGCTACACGCGGCCTGCGTGACGGAAGCGCCGGCCGTCCCCATCGACCAGAAGTTTCAGGCCATTGTGATCAGCTGCGCTCTGGAGGACCAGAAGAAGATCAAGCGGAGGCTGGAGACTCTGTTGAGGAACGTTGAAAATGCTGAGAAGAACATCAAGATCCTGGACCACCAAAAAGCCGACGACAAAGAAGCCAACGGGAGTCAATAA